The Desulfoscipio gibsoniae DSM 7213 genome contains a region encoding:
- the asrC gene encoding sulfite reductase subunit C, translating into MTVNTKKIIKNAYRVTRDRGITALRIRVPGGHLDVKYLDIIKEVAQKFGNGTVHITTRQGFEVPGISMVKMDEVNKLIEPIIRGLEQETGVFIENTDAGYPAAGTRNVSACVGSRVCPYANYDTTDLAYKIERTIYPNNFHVKIAASGCPNDCIKAHMQDIGILGMVEPVYDPNRCISCGACVENCRKRSSGALKMVNYRVERDEKQCLGCGECVLTCPNAAWTRGKNLYRLVIMGRTGKKNPRLARTFIQWVDEDVVLSVIRNMYKYIEKHIDRSLPKEHVGYIVDRTGYNVFKDEVLNGVDLTKTAQLAEFMDFNGYFYNRNHALFE; encoded by the coding sequence ATGACTGTTAACACTAAAAAAATAATCAAGAACGCCTATCGTGTTACCCGGGACAGAGGCATAACCGCCCTTAGAATCAGGGTCCCCGGCGGTCATCTTGACGTTAAATATTTAGATATCATCAAGGAAGTGGCCCAAAAATTCGGTAACGGAACCGTGCATATAACAACCCGTCAGGGTTTCGAGGTACCCGGCATATCCATGGTGAAAATGGATGAAGTAAATAAACTGATAGAGCCGATAATCAGGGGATTGGAACAAGAAACTGGCGTTTTTATTGAAAACACCGACGCAGGATATCCGGCCGCAGGGACCAGGAACGTTTCAGCCTGTGTCGGCAGCCGGGTCTGTCCCTATGCTAATTATGACACCACAGACCTGGCCTATAAAATTGAACGCACTATTTACCCGAACAATTTTCATGTGAAGATTGCCGCATCGGGGTGTCCAAATGACTGTATTAAGGCCCATATGCAGGATATAGGGATTCTGGGCATGGTTGAGCCGGTTTATGATCCAAACCGGTGTATTTCCTGCGGGGCCTGCGTGGAAAATTGCCGCAAGCGTTCCTCCGGGGCACTGAAAATGGTCAATTACCGCGTGGAAAGGGATGAAAAGCAATGCCTTGGCTGCGGAGAATGCGTGCTTACCTGTCCTAATGCCGCCTGGACCAGGGGGAAAAACTTGTACCGGCTGGTAATCATGGGACGTACTGGAAAAAAGAACCCGCGACTGGCACGCACTTTTATACAGTGGGTGGATGAGGATGTTGTACTCAGTGTAATCAGGAACATGTATAAATACATTGAAAAGCACATCGATCGCAGTTTACCAAAGGAGCACGTGGGCTATATCGTGGACAGAACCGGGTATAACGTTTTTAAGGATGAAGTATTAAATGGCGTAGACCTGACAAAAACTGCACAGTTAGCTGAATTTATGGACTTTAACGGTTATTTTTACAACAGGAACCATGCCCTTTTTGAATAG
- the asrB gene encoding anaerobic sulfite reductase subunit AsrB, with product MTVNPYLPQSAKIISVKPQTAVDYTFIMESEIKPTSGQFVEVSLPKVGECPISVSDFGEGWFEMTIRRVGKVTNVLHQLKVGDVIFVRGPYGNGFLMDKYRGKEVVVAAGGTGLAPVKSMLNRSREYGGLTLLAGFKSPADVLFPDQLKMWEQDFNVILTVDRGDDNWHGNVGLITQYVKSLQLAKPDEVEVIVVGPPLMMKFTVQEFLGLGVPEKNITVSFERKMCCGIGKCGHCKIDDTYVCLEGPVFNYTRAKGLID from the coding sequence TTGACTGTTAACCCGTATTTGCCGCAAAGTGCCAAAATTATCAGTGTCAAACCACAAACGGCCGTCGACTATACCTTCATCATGGAAAGCGAAATAAAACCAACCAGCGGCCAGTTCGTAGAAGTTTCCCTGCCTAAAGTGGGCGAATGCCCCATATCCGTGAGCGATTTTGGCGAGGGTTGGTTCGAAATGACCATCCGCCGGGTGGGCAAGGTAACCAATGTGCTGCACCAGCTTAAAGTAGGGGATGTTATCTTTGTACGGGGCCCCTATGGCAACGGGTTTTTAATGGATAAATACCGGGGCAAGGAAGTGGTTGTGGCCGCGGGGGGCACGGGGTTGGCACCGGTAAAAAGCATGTTGAACCGCAGCCGGGAATATGGTGGTTTGACCTTATTGGCCGGGTTTAAAAGTCCTGCGGATGTGCTTTTCCCAGACCAATTAAAAATGTGGGAGCAAGATTTCAATGTAATTTTAACAGTTGACCGGGGAGACGACAATTGGCATGGTAATGTTGGGTTGATAACACAGTATGTTAAGTCATTGCAGTTGGCAAAACCGGATGAGGTGGAAGTAATAGTAGTTGGCCCTCCTTTGATGATGAAATTCACAGTGCAAGAATTTCTCGGCCTGGGCGTACCGGAAAAAAACATTACCGTATCCTTTGAGAGAAAAATGTGCTGCGGCATTGGAAAATGCGGCCACTGTAAAATAGACGATACCTACGTATGCCTGGAAGGGCCCGTATTTAATTATACACGGGCCAAAGGTTTGATTGATTAA
- the asrA gene encoding anaerobic sulfite reductase subunit AsrA has product MGYKIQIEDFNAILRELRRVYRVFAPVNMKGKGPYAGTDLVGYAEISKFEQVVYNQKTVYSAKEALFKPVETLFYFTEEEFKQPAIQTNKILIFVRPCDINAFKRLDEIFINNGPYKDNYYQQRREKVKFILMECGAGFDNCFCVAMGTNATDDYSLLLRPAEGFVACQIKDPEFDAYFNGFNDSMEITPRFVEKNNITIQLPQNMDIDNDILNNPLWQEYTLRCTGCGRCNFVCPTCSCFTMQDIFYRDNDNSGERRRVWASCMVDGFTDMAGGHAFRNNQGDRMRFKVMHKFYDFHKRFGYHMCVGCGRCDDICPEYISIVKCVNKLKSSSPGGE; this is encoded by the coding sequence ATGGGTTATAAAATACAGATAGAAGATTTTAATGCCATTTTGCGAGAATTGCGCCGGGTATACCGGGTTTTTGCGCCGGTAAATATGAAAGGGAAAGGCCCCTATGCAGGTACAGACCTGGTGGGATATGCTGAAATCAGTAAATTTGAACAAGTTGTGTATAATCAAAAAACTGTTTATTCAGCCAAGGAAGCTCTTTTTAAGCCGGTGGAAACACTATTTTACTTTACCGAAGAGGAGTTCAAACAGCCGGCCATACAAACTAATAAAATATTAATCTTTGTACGTCCATGTGATATTAACGCTTTCAAACGACTGGATGAAATTTTTATCAACAACGGCCCCTATAAGGATAATTATTATCAGCAGCGGCGGGAAAAAGTTAAGTTCATCCTGATGGAATGTGGGGCAGGTTTTGACAACTGTTTTTGCGTAGCTATGGGAACAAACGCAACAGATGATTATTCATTGCTGCTAAGACCTGCCGAAGGCTTTGTTGCCTGCCAGATAAAGGACCCCGAATTTGATGCCTATTTCAATGGTTTTAATGATAGCATGGAAATAACCCCGCGTTTTGTGGAAAAGAACAATATCACAATACAACTGCCGCAAAACATGGATATTGATAACGACATACTCAACAACCCTCTGTGGCAAGAATATACACTGCGCTGTACCGGATGCGGCCGGTGCAATTTTGTCTGCCCAACATGCAGTTGCTTTACTATGCAGGATATCTTTTATCGCGATAATGACAATTCCGGCGAGCGGCGCCGGGTATGGGCCTCCTGTATGGTTGATGGGTTTACTGATATGGCCGGAGGGCATGCTTTCAGAAATAACCAGGGTGACCGAATGCGGTTTAAGGTGATGCATAAGTTTTATGATTTTCATAAGCGTTTCGGCTACCATATGTGTGTTGGCTGTGGCCGGTGCGATGATATCTGCCCGGAGTATATCTCCATTGTTAAATGCGTTAATAAGCTTAAGTCAAGCTCCCCAGGAGGTGAATAG
- a CDS encoding spore germination protein, with the protein MKKSQALKNSFSLVLNLKENLAMILAITGTPPDLNIRTIKSNLGLKGPEAALLFMTSLVDTEQLGVFVINPLVKAFQERNLSGNNGEELLKNLGHSIITSPTVKEEKSINNIVKMLLQGDSILLLDNCDTALVMELRAVEARNVEEPTLETVIRGPKEGFTERLQTSVALLRRKITHPGLCLEEMSIGRFSQTRVMVVYIKEIADRGLVDEVKKRMSRIDIDGIMDSGYIEQLIEDAPYSIFPTIGNTEKPDVVAARLLEGRVAVLVDGSPVALTMPRTFFEAIQTPEDYYSRSYNYSLVRIIRLIFLISSLALPGLYVAAVNHHPEMIPRTLVITISAAREGVPFPLLLEVLLFGLIFEGLREAGVRLPRPVGQAVTIVGALIIGTAAVDAGLVSSSTVIVTAFIGIAGFITPGLYEIFIITRLLLLFLAGFLGFLGVTLGLLILFTHMCSLRSFGTPYISPVSPLNVKELKDVYIRAPLWMLNTRPQFITTDNRMRMSKDQIPLPPDRDFKDKDNK; encoded by the coding sequence ATGAAAAAATCACAAGCGCTAAAAAATTCATTTTCTTTGGTTTTAAATTTAAAAGAAAACTTAGCCATGATCCTGGCGATAACAGGCACCCCACCTGATTTGAACATTAGAACCATAAAATCTAACCTTGGATTAAAAGGCCCGGAGGCAGCACTGTTGTTTATGACTAGCCTGGTTGATACAGAGCAACTGGGGGTTTTTGTTATTAATCCCCTAGTCAAGGCTTTTCAGGAAAGGAATTTATCAGGTAACAACGGGGAAGAGTTGCTTAAAAACCTGGGTCATAGCATTATTACATCACCAACGGTTAAAGAGGAGAAATCAATTAATAATATCGTAAAGATGCTTCTCCAGGGTGATTCGATATTGCTTTTGGATAATTGCGATACTGCGCTGGTAATGGAATTGAGGGCCGTTGAGGCAAGGAATGTTGAAGAGCCAACGCTTGAGACGGTAATCCGCGGTCCCAAAGAGGGTTTTACCGAACGCCTGCAAACCAGCGTTGCGTTACTAAGAAGGAAAATTACGCATCCCGGGTTATGCCTAGAGGAAATGAGCATAGGCAGGTTCTCCCAGACACGGGTGATGGTGGTGTATATTAAAGAAATTGCAGATCGGGGCCTGGTAGATGAAGTAAAAAAAAGGATGTCCCGCATAGACATTGACGGCATTATGGATTCCGGCTACATAGAGCAATTAATCGAGGATGCTCCCTATTCCATATTCCCTACCATAGGCAATACCGAAAAGCCCGACGTAGTTGCAGCAAGGCTTTTGGAAGGGCGGGTCGCTGTATTGGTGGACGGCTCTCCGGTTGCCCTTACCATGCCCCGTACATTTTTTGAAGCCATACAAACACCTGAAGACTACTATTCAAGGTCCTACAACTACAGTTTAGTAAGAATCATCAGACTTATATTTCTAATCAGTTCTCTCGCTTTGCCTGGTTTATATGTAGCTGCCGTCAATCACCACCCCGAGATGATTCCCAGAACATTGGTCATTACCATCTCCGCAGCCCGTGAGGGGGTTCCTTTTCCGCTTTTATTGGAAGTACTGCTATTTGGTTTAATCTTTGAAGGTTTGCGGGAGGCAGGAGTTCGCCTTCCTCGTCCCGTAGGCCAGGCTGTTACCATTGTGGGAGCGTTGATCATTGGCACGGCTGCGGTTGACGCCGGCTTAGTCAGTTCAAGCACCGTAATTGTAACTGCTTTTATAGGCATTGCCGGGTTTATTACCCCCGGTCTGTATGAAATTTTTATCATTACACGCCTTTTACTGCTTTTTTTGGCAGGCTTTCTCGGCTTTTTGGGAGTGACTCTGGGTTTGCTGATTTTATTTACACACATGTGTTCGTTACGATCATTTGGAACACCTTACATATCGCCTGTCTCTCCCTTGAATGTAAAAGAACTGAAGGATGTCTATATACGTGCCCCCCTCTGGATGCTTAATACCAGGCCGCAATTCATAACTACTGATAACCGCATGCGGATGAGTAAGGACCAGATACCGTTACCCCCGGACCGGGATTTTAAAGACAAAGACAATAAGTGA
- a CDS encoding GerAB/ArcD/ProY family transporter: MLEGGKISGRQAVYLIVVTIFPTTILFLPYLVYAEARQDAWLSILLITVFGVMIGDIIGRLGRRFPEQTIIEFSRTLLGPVTGFLVGLLFAATFIYINSIIVRQFGELLITNFIPETPVAVTLCAIVLTTVYIVRHGLEVLSRVNDMILPLLFIMIFIILGLVVPFIKTENLMPVLENGIVPVIRGAVPAGVFFTETFIMLMLVPYLSKPAEARRIITRSIVTVGFMQLIMVLAAITCFGAQTAYILFPALEMARTIRLEFFLTNVDPVILLVWILGGTMKISIFLYCSTLAIAQLLRLREYGWAAVVTGIITIIIAIVPYEDSFSLADHIRNVGPLLILPIQAGIPLLLLVIAVITGKGTQK, translated from the coding sequence ATGTTGGAAGGCGGAAAAATTTCTGGACGACAGGCTGTTTACCTGATCGTAGTTACAATCTTTCCCACAACAATTCTTTTTTTGCCATATCTTGTTTATGCCGAGGCCCGTCAGGATGCCTGGCTGTCTATTCTCCTAATTACGGTTTTTGGCGTAATGATTGGGGACATAATCGGACGTTTAGGGCGAAGGTTTCCCGAACAGACCATCATTGAATTTAGCCGTACTCTTTTAGGCCCGGTTACAGGATTTTTAGTGGGTTTGCTTTTTGCCGCAACCTTTATTTATATCAACTCCATAATCGTCCGCCAATTCGGGGAGTTATTGATTACCAACTTTATCCCGGAGACTCCTGTGGCAGTAACCTTATGTGCCATTGTTCTTACGACTGTATATATTGTAAGGCACGGGTTGGAGGTTCTGAGCCGGGTAAATGATATGATTCTGCCATTATTATTTATTATGATATTTATAATCCTAGGGCTGGTGGTACCGTTTATAAAGACAGAAAATTTAATGCCCGTTTTGGAAAATGGCATCGTTCCAGTGATACGGGGCGCTGTCCCGGCAGGGGTGTTTTTTACCGAAACATTCATCATGCTTATGCTTGTTCCATATCTATCCAAACCTGCGGAAGCCCGGCGTATAATTACTCGGAGCATTGTAACGGTGGGATTTATGCAGCTTATTATGGTTCTTGCCGCCATAACCTGTTTTGGCGCCCAAACAGCCTATATACTATTTCCAGCACTTGAAATGGCGCGCACCATACGCCTGGAATTTTTCTTGACCAATGTTGATCCTGTAATCCTACTAGTTTGGATTCTGGGCGGAACCATGAAAATTTCTATATTCCTTTACTGCTCCACCCTGGCCATCGCCCAATTGCTGAGGTTGCGGGAATACGGGTGGGCGGCAGTGGTTACCGGTATTATAACAATAATTATAGCCATAGTTCCGTATGAAGATTCATTTTCACTGGCCGACCATATTCGAAACGTTGGTCCACTGCTCATTCTCCCTATTCAGGCGGGTATACCTTTATTACTTCTTGTTATTGC